From a region of the Pseudoxanthomonas sp. X-1 genome:
- a CDS encoding class I SAM-dependent rRNA methyltransferase — translation MNMPNPAVRLKNAWRSSHPWIFQKLVDKPPQKPKPGTIVDVFGVDGDWVGRGFYNGHSRIAVRILETDPDVQVDAAWFHDKIAQAVSLRREVLRLDETTDAWRVVHSEGDGLSGLVVDRYGDLIVVEFFAAGMFRHREWIFDALRAQFPGCRFHSFADEHVQKQESFDFHSTSGTESEVITEYGVKFRADPAGAHKTGFFADQRENRQWLSQHVAGKTVLDLCCNTGGFAVYAAARGASEVLGVDIDQDVIAIAKGNARLNNVKPKFVQADIFPYLRDAAARGDAYDVVILDPAKMTRDREQVIAALKKYLDMNKLALGVVKPGGLFATFSCTGLVSEEQFLDMLRRAAYFSGRTIQILKVAGAGPDHPFMAHVQESRYLKAVFCRVF, via the coding sequence ATGAACATGCCCAATCCTGCCGTCCGCCTGAAGAACGCCTGGCGTTCCAGCCATCCGTGGATCTTCCAGAAGCTGGTGGACAAGCCGCCGCAGAAGCCCAAGCCGGGCACCATCGTCGATGTGTTCGGCGTGGACGGCGACTGGGTGGGGCGTGGCTTCTACAACGGTCATTCGCGCATCGCCGTGCGCATCCTGGAGACCGACCCGGACGTGCAGGTCGATGCGGCCTGGTTCCACGACAAGATCGCCCAGGCCGTGTCCCTGCGCCGCGAGGTGCTCAGGCTGGACGAGACCACCGACGCCTGGCGCGTGGTCCACAGTGAAGGCGATGGCCTGTCCGGCCTGGTGGTGGACCGCTATGGCGACCTGATCGTGGTGGAGTTCTTTGCCGCCGGCATGTTCCGCCACCGCGAGTGGATCTTCGACGCGCTGCGCGCGCAGTTCCCGGGCTGCCGCTTCCACAGCTTCGCCGACGAGCACGTGCAGAAGCAGGAGAGCTTCGATTTCCACAGCACCTCGGGCACCGAGAGCGAGGTCATCACCGAGTACGGCGTGAAGTTCCGCGCCGACCCGGCCGGCGCGCACAAGACCGGCTTCTTCGCCGACCAGCGCGAGAACCGCCAGTGGCTGAGCCAGCACGTGGCAGGCAAGACCGTGCTCGACCTGTGCTGCAACACTGGCGGCTTCGCTGTGTACGCCGCCGCGCGCGGGGCCAGCGAGGTGCTGGGCGTGGACATCGACCAGGACGTGATCGCCATCGCCAAGGGCAATGCGCGCCTGAACAACGTCAAGCCCAAGTTCGTGCAGGCCGACATCTTTCCGTACCTGCGCGATGCGGCCGCGCGCGGCGATGCCTACGATGTGGTGATCCTGGACCCGGCCAAGATGACGCGCGACCGCGAGCAGGTCATCGCCGCGCTGAAGAAGTACCTGGACATGAACAAGCTCGCGCTGGGCGTGGTCAAGCCCGGCGGGCTGTTCGCCACGTTCTCGTGCACCGGGCTGGTGAGCGAGGAGCAGTTCCTGGACATGCTGCGGCGCGCGGCCTACTTTTCCGGCCGCACCATCCAGATCCTCAAGGTCGCCGGCGCCGGCCCGGACCATCCCTTCATGGCCCACGTGCAGGAATCGCGCTACCTCAAGGCGGTGTTCTGCCGGGTGTTCTAG
- a CDS encoding DUF4240 domain-containing protein — protein MDIDEFWKLMGRVDLAALEAGDEDEALSSVGSALAAMDVTRIAGFQEQLAQVLFAIDGESYVRNAGDSGTSDDGFLYVRCYVVARGERYYVRVKAKPENMPKSIDQWCESLLYVASNAWAARTGGDPEDWEFEASVSYESGSNESLWGATDA, from the coding sequence GTGGATATCGACGAGTTCTGGAAGCTGATGGGGCGTGTCGATCTGGCGGCACTGGAAGCTGGAGACGAGGACGAAGCGCTGAGTTCAGTCGGCTCGGCCCTGGCCGCAATGGACGTCACGCGCATAGCGGGCTTCCAGGAGCAGCTTGCTCAGGTTCTCTTTGCAATCGATGGCGAAAGCTACGTAAGAAATGCCGGAGACTCCGGCACGTCCGACGACGGTTTTCTCTATGTCAGGTGCTATGTGGTCGCACGCGGCGAGCGCTACTACGTCCGTGTGAAAGCCAAACCCGAGAACATGCCGAAATCCATCGACCAATGGTGCGAGTCGCTTCTCTACGTCGCTTCGAACGCCTGGGCTGCAAGGACAGGTGGCGATCCGGAAGACTGGGAATTCGAGGCAAGCGTCAGCTATGAGTCGGGAAGCAATGAATCGTTGTGGGGAGCGACCGATGCCTGA
- a CDS encoding XVIPCD domain-containing protein, producing the protein MPLTKEAQALVDAFAKRPGVTADQAANLASVINHSPALVNQINDAVQKGHLKHIVPLPAGTHAGGEYNGAAKEMRLPLSMLTSPPKGVPFDAGEPTFVLGHELQHGFNHAATGQATQAFIDAAKHVAQSKGPVHDYTAALGALIAANRRDEAGAEVAGWNALVSRVQHDKPKATLEDVYKANPFRAGDFIDRTGTPPNYHYAAKPNLTLDKDLHMQPTASNIEGMGRNYFDHPPAQARLGHHGNSDYANYYGAWGTGVIVQSERAYGDGKAPLQMNLKQLHLSEKLMEQNGLNLGSNTSPMPYRDSSTQPPTTHRFDHTATTFTHVPIVFQGVPGPMVEATREGPARPDHPDHALFKQIQAGVAAQGLARGDDADRMSHSLLALAKEQGISRADHVMLGGDGAQAKVFLVQGHLQDPAQHRAWIDASQAVQTPLGESLQRIERANAAQALAAPQHPAPAQEPTRLTQ; encoded by the coding sequence ATGCCACTGACCAAGGAAGCACAGGCCCTGGTGGATGCGTTCGCCAAGCGGCCGGGCGTCACCGCCGACCAGGCCGCCAACCTCGCCAGCGTGATCAACCATTCGCCGGCGTTGGTGAACCAGATCAACGACGCCGTCCAGAAGGGCCACCTCAAGCACATCGTGCCGCTGCCGGCGGGCACCCATGCCGGCGGCGAGTACAACGGCGCGGCCAAGGAGATGCGCCTGCCCCTGTCGATGCTGACCAGCCCGCCCAAGGGCGTGCCCTTCGACGCCGGCGAACCCACCTTCGTGCTGGGGCACGAGCTGCAGCATGGCTTCAACCACGCCGCGACCGGACAGGCCACCCAGGCCTTCATCGACGCCGCCAAACACGTGGCGCAGAGCAAGGGGCCGGTGCACGACTACACGGCCGCGCTCGGTGCCCTGATCGCGGCCAATCGCCGCGACGAGGCCGGCGCGGAGGTCGCCGGCTGGAACGCGCTGGTCAGCCGGGTCCAGCACGACAAGCCCAAGGCGACGCTGGAAGACGTCTATAAGGCCAACCCCTTCCGCGCGGGGGATTTCATCGACCGCACCGGCACGCCGCCCAACTACCACTACGCCGCCAAGCCCAACCTCACCCTGGACAAGGATCTGCACATGCAGCCGACGGCGTCCAACATCGAGGGCATGGGCCGCAACTACTTCGATCACCCGCCCGCCCAGGCGCGGCTGGGGCACCACGGCAACTCCGACTACGCCAACTACTACGGGGCCTGGGGCACGGGTGTGATCGTGCAGTCCGAGCGCGCCTATGGCGATGGCAAGGCGCCGCTGCAGATGAACCTGAAACAGCTGCATCTGTCCGAGAAGCTGATGGAGCAGAACGGACTCAACCTGGGCAGCAACACCTCGCCCATGCCGTATCGGGATTCCAGCACGCAGCCGCCCACCACGCACCGCTTCGACCACACCGCCACCACCTTCACCCACGTGCCCATCGTCTTCCAGGGCGTGCCCGGGCCGATGGTCGAGGCCACGCGCGAAGGGCCCGCGCGGCCAGACCATCCCGACCACGCGCTGTTCAAGCAGATCCAGGCCGGCGTGGCCGCGCAGGGCCTGGCCCGCGGCGATGACGCCGACCGCATGAGCCACAGCCTGCTGGCGCTGGCCAAGGAGCAGGGCATCAGCCGCGCCGACCACGTGATGCTCGGCGGCGACGGCGCGCAGGCCAAGGTGTTCCTGGTCCAGGGACACCTGCAGGATCCCGCCCAGCACCGCGCGTGGATCGATGCCAGCCAGGCCGTGCAGACGCCGCTGGGCGAGTCGCTCCAGCGGATCGAACGCGCCAACGCCGCGCAGGCGCTGGCCGCGCCGCAACACCCGGCACCGGCCCAGGAGCCGACGCGGCTGACGCAGTGA
- a CDS encoding dipeptidase has translation MNACLRCMILALSLIAGHAGAVEFTQAELARASALQQRLLTLDSHLDTPANFPRPDFDILAAHPGNALSQVDLPRMQAGALDGGFWAIYTDQGDHSAGAHLHDRDAGLARLSQIREMLAAHPRQFAEATTPADAARIKGEGRRVVYISMENASPLVADPTLLSFYYAQGLRLMSTVHFINNEFADSATDPKGPEWHGLSPAGRQLVQAAQKLGIVIDQSHASDEVFDQLIALSPVPILLSHSGARAVHDHPRNIDDARLKVLAAHGGVIQMNSYQGYLIDTAASPARKAAEQALQERYGGEAGMKTADGVRLAADLKALDAKYPVRHATLDDFFAHLDHVLKLIGPEHVGIGMDWDGGGGLPGMEDVSDLPKITAWLLRKGYSEQQIADIWSGNVLRVMQQAQDWAARQPKP, from the coding sequence ATGAACGCGTGCCTGCGCTGCATGATCCTGGCCTTGTCGCTCATCGCCGGGCACGCCGGCGCGGTCGAGTTCACCCAGGCCGAACTGGCTCGCGCCAGCGCGCTGCAGCAGCGCCTGCTGACGCTGGATTCACACCTGGATACGCCGGCCAATTTCCCGCGGCCGGACTTCGACATCCTCGCTGCGCATCCGGGCAACGCGCTCTCGCAGGTGGACCTGCCGCGCATGCAGGCGGGCGCGCTGGACGGCGGCTTCTGGGCCATCTACACCGACCAGGGCGATCACAGCGCCGGGGCGCACTTGCACGACCGCGACGCCGGCCTCGCGCGCCTGTCGCAGATCCGCGAGATGCTCGCCGCGCACCCGCGCCAGTTCGCCGAGGCGACCACGCCGGCCGATGCGGCGCGCATCAAGGGCGAAGGCCGCCGCGTGGTCTACATCAGCATGGAGAACGCCAGCCCGCTGGTGGCCGACCCCACGCTGCTGTCGTTCTACTACGCCCAGGGCCTGCGCCTGATGAGCACGGTGCATTTCATCAACAACGAGTTCGCCGATTCGGCCACCGACCCCAAGGGGCCGGAATGGCATGGTCTGAGCCCGGCGGGCCGGCAGCTGGTGCAGGCCGCGCAGAAGCTCGGCATCGTCATCGACCAGTCGCATGCCTCGGACGAGGTGTTCGACCAGCTGATCGCGCTCTCGCCGGTGCCGATCCTGCTGTCGCACAGCGGCGCGCGCGCCGTGCACGACCATCCGCGCAACATCGACGACGCGCGCCTGAAGGTGCTGGCCGCGCACGGCGGCGTGATCCAGATGAACTCCTACCAGGGCTATCTCATCGACACCGCCGCCTCGCCCGCGCGCAAGGCCGCCGAACAGGCGCTGCAGGAGCGGTACGGCGGCGAGGCCGGCATGAAGACCGCCGACGGTGTGCGCCTGGCGGCCGACCTGAAGGCGCTGGATGCCAAGTACCCGGTCAGGCACGCCACGCTGGACGACTTCTTCGCCCACCTGGACCACGTCCTCAAGCTGATCGGCCCGGAACACGTGGGCATCGGCATGGACTGGGACGGGGGCGGCGGGTTGCCCGGCATGGAGGATGTGTCCGACCTGCCCAAGATCACCGCCTGGCTGCTGCGCAAGGGCTATAGCGAACAGCAGATCGCCGATATCTGGAGCGGCAACGTCCTGCGCGTGATGCAGCAGGCGCAGGATTGGGCGGCCAGGCAGCCCAAGCCCTAG
- a CDS encoding MAPEG family protein — MSPTLIPPMAAHVALAALLYVALTVARAPAVWGVGRRPDGGDPFAQLEPRISANLSNQFEWPLFFHVACVLLLMQGATGPLMVGLAWLFVAGRVLHSLVQIFIPNLRLRGLVFTVNFLAVLALWAALVARSLQFV; from the coding sequence ATGTCGCCGACGCTGATCCCGCCCATGGCCGCGCATGTCGCGCTGGCCGCCCTGCTCTACGTCGCCCTGACCGTGGCCCGCGCACCGGCGGTGTGGGGCGTCGGCCGCCGCCCCGATGGCGGCGACCCCTTCGCGCAGCTGGAGCCGCGCATCAGCGCCAACCTCTCCAACCAGTTCGAGTGGCCGCTGTTCTTCCACGTGGCCTGCGTGCTGCTGCTGATGCAGGGCGCGACCGGACCGCTGATGGTCGGCCTGGCGTGGCTGTTCGTCGCCGGGCGCGTGCTGCACAGCCTCGTGCAGATCTTCATCCCCAACCTGCGCCTGCGCGGGCTGGTGTTCACGGTGAACTTCCTGGCGGTGCTGGCGCTGTGGGCCGCGCTGGTCGCCCGTTCGCTGCAATTCGTCTGA
- a CDS encoding trypsin-like serine protease: protein MLRLLLLVLLAAPFSAGAIVIRDDVDDAKYRVPASEFAALVDLPGEGHGVLIAPQWVVTAGHAVMWQTRIKQVTLNGIPRDVERLVVHPGYRKPSQQLLDQALATWDWTLFRVLLSSSDDIALLKLAQPVTDVTPVAINEDADEFGQVVKVLGAGATGNGVTGYEFSDSHRTTLRRAFNKITSADGRWLCYTFDPPAQGLPLEGGTGSGDSGGPVLLQAGNDWRLAGLTSWSDPQSTNRTPGRYGQITCNVRLRHYQDWINGVIAGAVQAGPHPGAS, encoded by the coding sequence ATGCTCCGCCTCCTGCTGCTCGTACTGCTTGCCGCGCCTTTCAGCGCCGGCGCGATCGTCATCCGCGATGACGTCGACGACGCGAAGTATCGCGTGCCGGCGTCGGAGTTCGCGGCGCTGGTCGATCTGCCCGGCGAAGGGCACGGCGTCCTGATCGCGCCGCAGTGGGTCGTCACCGCGGGGCACGCCGTCATGTGGCAGACCCGGATCAAGCAGGTGACGCTCAATGGAATCCCCCGCGACGTCGAGCGCCTCGTGGTCCATCCCGGCTACAGGAAGCCGTCGCAGCAGCTGCTCGACCAGGCGCTGGCGACCTGGGACTGGACCTTGTTCAGGGTGCTGCTCTCGTCCTCGGACGACATCGCCCTGCTCAAGCTGGCCCAGCCCGTCACCGACGTCACGCCGGTGGCGATCAACGAAGACGCCGATGAGTTCGGCCAGGTCGTCAAGGTGCTGGGAGCCGGCGCCACGGGAAACGGCGTCACCGGTTATGAATTCAGCGATTCGCATCGCACCACGCTCCGCCGCGCGTTCAACAAGATCACCAGCGCCGACGGTCGCTGGCTTTGCTACACCTTCGACCCGCCGGCGCAGGGGCTGCCGCTCGAAGGCGGCACGGGAAGTGGCGACAGCGGCGGGCCCGTCCTGCTCCAGGCCGGCAACGATTGGCGCCTGGCCGGACTGACGTCATGGTCGGACCCGCAGAGCACCAACAGGACGCCTGGGCGGTATGGCCAAATCACGTGCAATGTGCGCCTGCGCCATTACCAGGACTGGATCAACGGCGTCATCGCCGGAGCGGTTCAGGCCGGCCCGCACCCAGGCGCGTCCTGA
- a CDS encoding DUF2199 domain-containing protein has translation MAAIFEFTCSCCGKRHEGSPSFGYKAPMYYDVLSGQDKQSLATLTDDLCEIASHEGTDYFARVALELPIQGVEEPFLWGVCVSLSRESFERYTSTWGEHDESDSYFGWFSNRLPYYPDTINLKTNVRPRNGGLRPYLELAPSAHPLAIHYSEGLSIQEAQRIAEKVMHGGN, from the coding sequence ATGGCCGCAATCTTTGAATTCACCTGCTCCTGTTGTGGAAAGCGGCATGAGGGGTCACCGAGTTTTGGATACAAGGCGCCGATGTACTACGACGTACTCTCGGGGCAAGACAAACAATCGCTCGCCACACTCACCGATGACCTGTGCGAGATAGCGAGCCATGAAGGAACCGACTACTTCGCCCGCGTTGCCCTGGAGTTGCCGATCCAAGGCGTGGAAGAGCCCTTTCTCTGGGGTGTATGCGTTTCGCTCAGCAGAGAGAGTTTTGAGCGATACACATCCACGTGGGGAGAGCACGACGAGTCTGACAGCTACTTCGGCTGGTTCAGCAATCGCCTTCCCTACTATCCGGACACGATCAACCTCAAGACGAACGTTCGACCTCGGAATGGTGGATTAAGGCCTTACCTAGAGTTGGCGCCAAGTGCCCATCCGCTCGCTATCCACTACTCTGAAGGCCTTTCCATCCAGGAGGCGCAAAGGATCGCAGAGAAGGTGATGCATGGAGGCAACTAG
- a CDS encoding VOC family protein: MTKTITISLPVADLEASKAFYTAVGFTPSAKFADPTAALMEWSETISVMLLTHARWATFTTRPIPPSTSSEVALNISCASREAVDAMAEAAGRHGGTTDINPVEDHGTMYGRDFCDPDGHVWGAMWMDAGDAQDEDAPAAD, translated from the coding sequence GTGACCAAAACCATCACCATCAGCCTGCCCGTCGCCGATCTGGAGGCATCCAAGGCGTTCTACACGGCCGTCGGCTTCACGCCCAGTGCGAAGTTCGCCGATCCCACGGCGGCGCTGATGGAGTGGAGCGAGACCATCAGCGTGATGCTGCTGACCCATGCGCGCTGGGCGACGTTCACCACGCGGCCGATTCCGCCGAGCACCTCGAGCGAGGTGGCGTTGAACATCTCCTGCGCCTCGCGCGAGGCGGTCGACGCGATGGCCGAGGCGGCCGGCCGTCATGGCGGCACGACCGACATCAATCCGGTCGAGGACCACGGCACCATGTACGGCCGCGATTTCTGCGACCCGGATGGCCATGTCTGGGGCGCGATGTGGATGGACGCGGGCGACGCGCAGGACGAAGACGCGCCTGCGGCAGATTGA
- a CDS encoding Lrp/AsnC family transcriptional regulator, whose translation MSVKPPDRTDLKILDVLQQDARITNQALADRVALSPSACLARVRALEQRGLIRGYRAHVAVDRIRSATIVLAQVTFKQHALDEFTEFDRRILDMPEVVEASRVSGSYDYLLRVIVHDVHHWKDIARGLLGGDYGVEKIVSHFLMDEVKPFSGYPLTRDAPRG comes from the coding sequence ATGTCAGTCAAACCGCCCGATCGTACCGACCTGAAGATCCTGGATGTGCTGCAGCAGGATGCACGGATCACCAACCAGGCCCTGGCCGACCGGGTGGCGCTGTCGCCCAGCGCCTGCCTGGCGCGGGTGCGGGCGCTGGAGCAGCGCGGCCTGATCCGCGGCTACCGCGCCCACGTGGCGGTGGACCGGATCCGCTCGGCGACCATCGTGCTGGCGCAGGTCACCTTCAAGCAGCACGCCCTGGACGAGTTCACCGAGTTCGACCGCCGGATCCTGGACATGCCCGAGGTGGTCGAGGCCAGCCGCGTCTCCGGCTCCTACGACTACCTGCTGCGCGTGATCGTGCACGACGTGCACCACTGGAAGGACATCGCGCGCGGCCTGCTGGGCGGCGACTACGGCGTGGAGAAGATCGTCTCCCACTTCCTGATGGACGAGGTCAAGCCGTTCTCCGGCTACCCGCTGACACGGGACGCGCCGCGCGGCTGA
- a CDS encoding TonB-dependent receptor — MKSLPTTALSRAVRAACLLGIATAGAAPAFAQDSAGAPATQAKDLSTVVVTAGKRNESVREIAGSVSAITATELDALGAQSLSDYIQRTPGVVFNSYQPGVSQVVMRGIATSAGNVQGQTTTGFFLNEVPLTEPGWTIVVPDIDTFDLNRVEVLRGPQGTLFGSASMGGAINYIANLADASGFDAAAEATVSQTRNADVGFGAKAMVNVPVKQDLLAFRAVAQYRDDPGYLDNIGTGKQGANTTKLAGGRFSAVLTPAAGTTLSWLSLLQNTDSDDNAYQIKGLADLTRKTAVPEYTDTKVAVHSLRLDQDLDGMTLTALLAYQKKKQDWRFDYTPIRGAYNADLDLDLTSPLSIYSGGESTGKSLEVRLASDTGSRFEWLVGGMYFDTSKDLYETIGADGAAAAFDNSSLYGPGAGAVIAPDGRIFNAFYTHLSGSEAALFGEGSFSFTPEWKLTLGGRLFRTKVDSTATQVGFSTYPGNPIVTPSQTKENGFNPKVSLSYTPNDRVMFYGLVSEGFRFGTPNTSGLSAYPMPSGSKSDSLVNYELGTRTSWADGRFLLDATAFYVDWKDIQLRLQTPDFYNYAANGGKAYSRGIELSTRWRPTDQFEWAGSVTWQHARLDQDLFILYAGTAPAGSQLPGSADWSINNTLRYRFDAAYDPTLSLSHQYLSKGISDLNSAVPGATPNVQGNYNLFDLRYSMTFGGTEVSLWGTNLTDKRGVTREVAEVNGIGQGIVRPRTVGMTVHWKY, encoded by the coding sequence ATGAAGTCGTTGCCGACCACCGCTCTCTCCCGCGCCGTGCGCGCCGCCTGTCTGCTCGGCATCGCCACGGCCGGCGCCGCGCCGGCCTTCGCCCAGGACAGCGCCGGCGCGCCCGCGACGCAGGCCAAGGATCTCAGCACCGTCGTGGTCACTGCCGGCAAGCGCAACGAATCGGTGCGCGAGATCGCCGGCTCGGTCAGCGCCATCACCGCGACTGAACTGGACGCGCTGGGCGCGCAGAGCCTGTCCGACTACATCCAGCGCACGCCGGGCGTGGTGTTCAACAGCTACCAGCCGGGCGTGTCGCAGGTGGTGATGCGCGGCATCGCCACCAGCGCGGGCAACGTGCAGGGCCAGACCACCACCGGCTTCTTCCTCAACGAGGTGCCGCTGACCGAGCCGGGCTGGACCATCGTGGTGCCGGACATCGACACCTTCGACCTCAACCGCGTCGAGGTGCTGCGCGGTCCGCAGGGCACGCTGTTCGGGTCGGCTTCGATGGGTGGCGCGATCAACTACATCGCCAACCTGGCCGATGCCAGCGGCTTCGACGCGGCGGCCGAGGCCACCGTCAGCCAGACCAGGAACGCCGATGTCGGCTTCGGCGCCAAGGCGATGGTCAACGTGCCGGTCAAGCAGGACCTGCTGGCGTTCCGCGCCGTGGCCCAGTACCGCGACGATCCGGGCTACCTGGACAACATCGGCACCGGCAAGCAGGGCGCCAACACCACCAAGCTGGCCGGCGGCCGCTTCTCTGCGGTGCTGACCCCGGCCGCGGGAACCACGCTGTCGTGGCTGAGCCTGCTGCAGAACACCGACTCGGACGACAACGCCTACCAGATCAAGGGCCTGGCCGACCTGACCCGCAAGACCGCCGTGCCCGAGTACACCGACACCAAGGTCGCCGTGCACAGCCTGCGCCTGGACCAGGACCTGGACGGCATGACGCTGACCGCGCTGCTGGCCTACCAGAAGAAGAAGCAGGACTGGCGCTTCGACTACACGCCCATCCGCGGCGCCTACAACGCCGATCTGGACCTGGACCTGACCAGCCCGCTGTCGATCTATTCCGGCGGCGAAAGCACCGGCAAGAGCCTCGAGGTCCGCCTGGCCTCGGACACGGGCAGCCGCTTCGAGTGGCTGGTCGGCGGCATGTACTTCGACACCAGCAAGGATCTGTACGAGACCATCGGCGCCGACGGCGCGGCCGCGGCCTTCGACAACTCCTCGCTGTACGGGCCGGGCGCGGGCGCGGTGATCGCGCCGGACGGCCGCATCTTCAATGCGTTCTACACGCATCTGTCCGGCTCGGAGGCGGCGCTGTTCGGCGAAGGATCGTTCTCCTTTACTCCGGAGTGGAAGCTCACGCTCGGCGGTCGCCTGTTCCGCACCAAGGTCGACTCCACCGCCACCCAGGTCGGCTTCTCCACCTATCCGGGCAATCCCATCGTCACGCCGTCGCAGACCAAGGAGAACGGCTTCAATCCCAAGGTCTCGCTGTCCTACACGCCCAACGACAGGGTGATGTTCTACGGCCTGGTCTCCGAAGGGTTCCGCTTCGGCACGCCCAACACCAGCGGGCTGAGCGCCTACCCGATGCCGTCCGGCTCCAAGTCCGACAGCCTGGTCAACTACGAGCTGGGCACGCGCACCAGCTGGGCCGATGGCCGCTTCCTGCTCGACGCCACCGCGTTCTACGTGGACTGGAAGGACATCCAGCTGCGCCTGCAGACGCCGGACTTCTACAACTACGCGGCCAACGGCGGCAAGGCGTACAGCCGCGGCATCGAGCTGTCCACCCGCTGGCGTCCGACCGACCAGTTCGAATGGGCCGGCAGCGTGACCTGGCAGCATGCGCGCCTGGACCAGGACCTGTTCATCCTCTACGCCGGCACCGCGCCGGCCGGCTCGCAACTGCCGGGCTCGGCCGACTGGTCGATCAACAACACGCTGCGCTACCGCTTCGATGCGGCCTACGACCCCACCCTGTCGCTTTCGCACCAGTACCTGTCCAAGGGCATCAGCGACCTCAACTCGGCCGTGCCGGGCGCGACGCCGAACGTGCAGGGCAACTACAACCTGTTCGACCTGCGCTACAGCATGACCTTCGGCGGCACCGAGGTCAGCCTGTGGGGCACCAACCTGACCGACAAGCGCGGCGTCACCCGCGAGGTCGCCGAGGTCAACGGCATCGGCCAGGGCATCGTGCGTCCGCGCACCGTCGGCATGACGGTGCACTGGAAGTACTGA
- a CDS encoding amino acid permease, which yields MADAFPPLDRWRQALHRKSIDVVVADTERAGLQRKLGAGSLLILGIANILGAGIYVMTGEAAASFAGPAVLLSFVLAALACGFTGLCYAELASVIPVSGSAYSYCYVTLGEGCAWALGWMVILEYVLSASAVAAGFAGYLTSLLGDIGVHVPAWLATSTITALQQGGHTVLANSGGINLVAALAVLAAACVLIAGVSQSALVNAVLVVIKVGVLVSFIAVGARYVDSAHWQPFLPANEGGFAYGWPGVLRAAAMLFFAYLGFETVSMAASETRNPRRDVPFGILGSLVVCTLLYVAAGAVLTGIVPFRELGVPDPVALAVDRMGWPWFAVLIKIGALTGLGSVLLANGYGVSRVAVNIGRDGLLPGLFARVHRTRRTPWLGNLTFGVIAAVLAALLPIGVLGDLICLGIASAFIVVCIAVMWLRSVRPELRGGFRVPLGGVWIGKAWIGTVPVLGIVLCLTMMAPVLGDMVQQVRRGDPLAALILAGYVLAGAFIYFFYGQRHARRLAHAAVRASES from the coding sequence ATGGCTGACGCTTTCCCACCGCTGGACCGCTGGCGCCAAGCGCTGCACCGCAAGTCGATCGACGTGGTGGTGGCCGATACCGAACGCGCCGGCCTGCAGCGCAAGCTCGGCGCCGGCAGTCTGCTGATCCTCGGCATCGCCAACATCCTCGGCGCCGGCATCTATGTGATGACCGGCGAGGCCGCGGCCAGCTTCGCCGGGCCGGCGGTGCTGCTGTCCTTCGTGCTCGCCGCGCTGGCCTGCGGCTTCACCGGGCTGTGCTATGCCGAGCTGGCGTCGGTGATCCCGGTGTCCGGCTCGGCCTACAGCTATTGCTACGTGACCCTGGGCGAGGGCTGCGCCTGGGCGCTGGGCTGGATGGTGATCCTGGAATACGTGCTGTCGGCCTCGGCGGTGGCGGCGGGCTTCGCCGGATATCTCACCAGCCTGCTCGGCGACATCGGCGTGCACGTGCCGGCGTGGCTGGCCACCTCCACCATCACCGCGCTGCAGCAGGGCGGCCATACCGTGCTGGCCAACAGCGGCGGCATCAACCTGGTGGCCGCGCTGGCGGTGCTGGCGGCGGCCTGCGTGCTGATCGCCGGCGTCAGTCAGTCGGCGCTGGTCAATGCGGTGCTGGTGGTCATCAAGGTGGGCGTGCTGGTGTCCTTCATCGCGGTCGGGGCGCGCTACGTGGACAGCGCGCACTGGCAGCCGTTCCTGCCGGCCAACGAAGGCGGCTTCGCCTACGGCTGGCCGGGCGTGCTGCGCGCGGCGGCGATGCTGTTCTTCGCCTACCTGGGCTTCGAGACCGTATCGATGGCGGCCTCGGAGACGCGCAATCCGCGCCGCGATGTGCCTTTCGGCATCCTCGGCTCGCTGGTGGTGTGCACGCTGCTGTACGTCGCCGCCGGCGCGGTGCTGACCGGGATCGTGCCGTTCCGCGAGCTGGGCGTGCCCGATCCGGTCGCGCTGGCGGTGGATCGCATGGGCTGGCCGTGGTTCGCGGTGCTGATCAAGATCGGCGCGCTCACCGGCCTGGGCTCGGTGCTGCTGGCCAACGGCTATGGCGTCTCGCGCGTGGCGGTGAACATCGGCCGCGACGGCCTGCTGCCGGGGCTGTTCGCGCGCGTGCACCGCACCCGCCGCACGCCGTGGCTGGGCAATCTCACCTTCGGCGTGATCGCCGCGGTGCTGGCGGCGCTGCTGCCGATCGGCGTGCTCGGCGACCTGATCTGCCTCGGCATCGCCTCGGCCTTCATCGTGGTGTGCATCGCGGTGATGTGGCTGCGTTCGGTGCGGCCGGAGCTGCGCGGCGGCTTCCGCGTGCCGCTGGGCGGGGTGTGGATCGGCAAGGCCTGGATCGGCACCGTGCCGGTGCTGGGCATCGTGCTGTGCCTGACGATGATGGCGCCGGTGCTGGGCGACATGGTCCAGCAGGTGCGTCGCGGCGATCCCCTGGCGGCGCTGATCCTGGCCGGCTATGTCCTGGCCGGCGCGTTCATCTACTTCTTCTATGGCCAGCGCCACGCGCGGCGCCTGGCGCATGCCGCCGTGCGCGCATCGGAATCCTGA